The Methanothermobacter sp. genomic sequence ATAGTGTGGAGGTATAACAGTGCTGTGATAGAGGAAATCAGCGTTTTCATAGCCCCTCTGTGGCTGAGCAGCCAGGTAGATGTTCCCGAGTTTTATAACAGGGAGCACGAAGTACTTGGTGCCGTTCCGTGTAACAGTCATCACATTGCCTGGAGGGGCGCCCCATCCACACAGCCCAGGGACCCTGAGATTCAGGAATGATGTCTTCGCCCTCTGGAAGTCAGCCCAGCGGTTTTCACGGTTCAGTATACCCTGAAGTGCCCTGTGGGCCTCATCAAGGTATCTGAGAGCATCCTGCTTCTGTGTTATGTTCATGGACTCCAGGGTGGACCTGAGTTCCCTGTACCATTCACTGAGGACCCTTGCTGAGGTCAGCCTCAAATCAGGGGTTACCTGGGCTGGATCGAGATTGTAGACCTTCCTGCAGATGGCCTCAATGTAGCCCATGGGTCCCTGCTCCATCTGAAGTCTTGCAACCTCTGGAAGATTCTGGTACCAGTCCATGAATTCATTCACAGGGTAGAGCACTGCATGGTCTGCAAGTTTTTCAAGTTCGCCTAGGGCCCAGGTACCCACGTTTATCCCCCCGCTTAGCATGAGGTCAAGGAGTGCGTCGGTACCTGCAGGCACATCAACCCTGTATCCACTGGCATTCAGGATCCGGAGGATCTCCATTATTGATTCAGGGCCGTTTAGTGAATCCGCACCTGCGATTCCCTGTTTTCCGGGTGGGTAGTTGTAGTAGATGAGTGCAACCCTCTTATCACTGTTTGCAAGTACCCTGAGACGGCTCCATGCCGCTATTCTCGAGGCGAGCTGCTCCACCCTTTCTCTTATGGGCTCTGTGAGGTCAACGGCAATTCCCGTGAGGGTGTCGGTTACACGGCATGTTGCACCCATCACCACTGGCATTATTTGTCCCTGGGTCTCCTTGAGGGCGATCACATTTGTGTTTATACCCAGACCCGATGTTTCTATTTCCCAGGTGTTCACATCTGAGCCATATATGAACGCCGGTACTAGGAGTATCCCGTGGGTGTTTATGAGGCTGTTAACCATTGCCTTGCTGGTCTCACCACCAACCAGCCATGTCAGGCTGATGATGGCATCGACCCTTGACATGTTGGTTGCCTGGTCAATGAAGTAGCTCCTTATACCTGCAAATTCATACATACCGTTTCCCATGTTTGACTGGGAGATAAGCGGAAGCACATTGAGTCCCTGGACCTCAAGGGCCTCTATCATTGCATCTATATGTCGGAGGTCACCCCTTTCAAAGGTGAGCGCGCTCCAGGCGGTTATTCCCACTGTTCTCCTTCCGGGTCTCAGGTAGAGGGACGCGTATTCTGTGAAGTTACTGTAGAGTCTTCCGTTACGGTATAGGCCAAACTGTGGCACCGTGGTTGGTGCCGTGCAGTTGAATCTGCCAGGGAAACTCTTTGCAAGTATGTATTCAAGCATCCGTGCCCTGTTTTCAGGTGAAGCGGTATCTGGAACATAATACTTTTTGACTTCAAGGTAATCTGCCATTTCAGGGTACTTGGCCTTGAGCATGTCAACCATCTGCATGGATGTCTTCCCCATCGGGGGGTATGATATGCTTGAGAATATCTGCTGTATCTCCATGTCAGTCAGTGCTGTTCCATTGGCATTCACAAACCTCACACCGGCGAAGTTTGAGAGCCTAACCACTGGAATTGAGAAGTAGGGGCTTGGATAGGACGCTATCACCTTACCATCGAGTTTTCCCTGGGATTTCAGGTTTACAAGGGTATCTGTGACTATCCCTGGCTGTATGTTACTGAGGTAAATTACGTGGGCCCATTCCACGAGTTCAGGGATCTCACTCACATTCTCGGAAACCTGTGTTGTGCTCCTGGCTTTGAATTTCACCTCAGGGTATCTGCTGCTTATCTCGTGCATGGGCTGGACTAGCTGCCCTGCCTCTGTGGGCCATGTTATCACGAGAAAGTGTATATCGCTCTGGTTTCCACCGTCTGTACTGTTGGCTGCCGATACAGGCGCTGTCAGTGCTAAGATCACTAGGAATAGCATCAGTGTAATGTATTCTCTTCCAGTCATTTTTCACCTCCTTTTAATTTTTATCAGATTTACTTGAAAAATTAAATATTTAAAATTTTCTTTAATTAAATTAAACTAAATTTGTAATACGATCTTATTCAACAGAAAAACTATAAAAGTAAAGGGAGAGCATAGAAATAACATTCAGGTGGTGCAGTGAATGGGAGGGGAGATTCAGCTCACAGATGAACAGCGCAGGGCTGTGGAACACTTCACCGGCCCCATGCTGGTTGTTGCAGGGCCAGGGGCCGGGAAGACAAGGATCATAGTTGAGAGGGTGGCCAACCTCATGGAGAAAAGGGGGGTTGACCCAGGAAGCCTCGTGGTGATAACCTTCACAAAGAAGGCTGCCGATGAGCTTAAGGAGAGGATACTCGGGCGTGTGGGTTCAAGGGCAGAGGAGATGCAGATATCAACCATACACTCATTCTGCAACCGCATACTACGCATGTACCCTGACCACCACCCCCTGGGTTCCCACTTCCATGTCCTGGATGAGGAAAAACAGCTAATGTTCATCTACGACCACAGGGAAGAACTTGGATTGAGGCACACCCCCCGGGAACGATTTCTTAAAATCCAGACCTTTTTCAGTGAATGCCAGGAAAATATGATCGAAGCGGAGACACTCCTGGAATACCACCGCTCCAATGGTTCAAAAAAGACAGATGTCGTCGCTGCAGAGGCATATGGTAAGTACCTCAAACTCATGGAGGAAAAGAGGGTCCTGGACTTCTCAGGGATGCAGTGGCAGGTCGTAAAACTCCTTGAAAATGAGGAGGGGGTCCTCCAGGACCTCAGATCAAGGTACAGGTTCCTCATGGTTGACGAGTACCAGGACACCAACCCCATACAGGAGAGGTTCCTGGAGCTCCTTGCAGGTGAGGAGAAAAACATATTCGCAGTTGGCGATGAGGACCAGAGCATCTACGGCTTCAGGGGGTCCACACCAGAGAACTTCCTGGGCTTCGAGGACAAGTACGATGCAGAGGTTGTGATGCTGGAGAGGAACTTCCGCTCAGTCCCCAGCATAGTGGACGTCACCCAGAGGTTCATGGAGGGGTACAGGGACTACCCCAAGACCATAAGGCCAGTGAGGAACTCAAAAAACAGGGTCTTCATCCTCGACAACCCCACCCACCAGGATGAACCAGGAAACATAGTCAGCATAATAAGGGCCCTCGTGGACCACGATGTGGTTCCCCACCAGGGATACGTGACGCTCCTCTTCAGGAGTGTTAAACACGATGCAGTCGAGATAATGAATGAACTAAGAAGGGAAGGCATACCCTTCAACGTCTATGGGGAGGGCGGATTCTTTGACAGGGAGGAGATACTCTACATCATACAGCTCCTCCACCACACAAGGAGTATAAGGCGTAGGATAATCAGACTGAGCAATGAAAACACCGAACACTTTGAGAGTGAATTCATGGACCTCACCGCTGAAACCGTTGATGTAATCAGAAATATGGGTGATGAGGGCTTCAGGTCACTCAGAACCCACGAAGAATTCAGGGAGGCTGGTTTTACTGATCAGGATGATATTGAAAAACTCGTCGCCCTCAACAGCCTCATAGACAGTGAACTCGGCGTCCTTGAGAGGTACTATGAGATCCTTGAGATCAGCAGATACCCCCACAGGCTCCTTGAAAGGGGTGATGATGAGTCAAGGGAGAAGCTCTACAACCTTGCAAGGTTCAGTTCAATAATCAAGGACTATGAGATGGTATCATCGAAGCCCACTGTCGAAGGCCTCATGGAGTTTGTGAGGATGGCAATGACCGGAAGCGTTAAGAAGTACGACCAGATCCTCCTTGACAACCCCTACTCGGTCAATGTCATGACCATGCACAGGGCAAAGGGCCTTGAGTTTCCCGTTGTCATAATCTGTTCCGTGTTCAATGGCAAGCTGCCAAGGAAGAATAGAGATGAAAAGGAGGACCTCAGCATCCCTGATGAACTCAGAAAAAGTACTGGAAGAGGGGATATCCTTGAGGAGAGAAGGCTATTCTATGTGGGGATGACAAGGGCCCAGGACATGCTGATAATCTCTGCGACAGAGAACCACAGGGGAAGACTGGGGTATTCGCCCTTCATAGAGGACCTCCTATCAGCTGCAAGGATAACAAGTGATAAACTGGGGAGGATAGACCCTGAAGACGCCAGGATAGAGGTCATAAAGAACAGCTGCCAGGTGGAAGATATCGAATCCGTGGATACCTTCAGGATGAGCTTCACGGAACTCAAAACCTACCTCATATGCCCCTTCAGGTACATGATGCTCTATGAGTACGGCTTCGATGTCCCCTCAACCAGGAACCAGTTATATGGTAT encodes the following:
- a CDS encoding ATP-dependent DNA helicase; the protein is MGGEIQLTDEQRRAVEHFTGPMLVVAGPGAGKTRIIVERVANLMEKRGVDPGSLVVITFTKKAADELKERILGRVGSRAEEMQISTIHSFCNRILRMYPDHHPLGSHFHVLDEEKQLMFIYDHREELGLRHTPRERFLKIQTFFSECQENMIEAETLLEYHRSNGSKKTDVVAAEAYGKYLKLMEEKRVLDFSGMQWQVVKLLENEEGVLQDLRSRYRFLMVDEYQDTNPIQERFLELLAGEEKNIFAVGDEDQSIYGFRGSTPENFLGFEDKYDAEVVMLERNFRSVPSIVDVTQRFMEGYRDYPKTIRPVRNSKNRVFILDNPTHQDEPGNIVSIIRALVDHDVVPHQGYVTLLFRSVKHDAVEIMNELRREGIPFNVYGEGGFFDREEILYIIQLLHHTRSIRRRIIRLSNENTEHFESEFMDLTAETVDVIRNMGDEGFRSLRTHEEFREAGFTDQDDIEKLVALNSLIDSELGVLERYYEILEISRYPHRLLERGDDESREKLYNLARFSSIIKDYEMVSSKPTVEGLMEFVRMAMTGSVKKYDQILLDNPYSVNVMTMHRAKGLEFPVVIICSVFNGKLPRKNRDEKEDLSIPDELRKSTGRGDILEERRLFYVGMTRAQDMLIISATENHRGRLGYSPFIEDLLSAARITSDKLGRIDPEDARIEVIKNSCQVEDIESVDTFRMSFTELKTYLICPFRYMMLYEYGFDVPSTRNQLYGMAVHECLRRINRRLMRGEAITDGYIHELASETLRDLNLSRKAFDAFKSKLKRYIEDIRSRAARIISAEKPFSIMRDGFMLTGQTDLIIENSNGGLELVDFKAMTGEGIEATDISLQLGLYRHALEEDFDGFLAYTFEDSEWHEIEPLDDVEAVLIEVACRVRREEFPARKNDFCRWCTFHSICEHVSGLYGTL